The Mucilaginibacter terrae region TAATGTCAACGCCTTTTTGCATGGCCACTTTGTTATCTATCTGCAAATCGTATTGCGGATAGTTTGACGCGAAGAAGGTGAACAAACCGGTCAGCTCTTTACGTTTTTTAAGTGCGGTCATAAACTCCTCGTTCACTTTGCCAAAGGCAGCATAATCGCCCGAGTTGGTTTTATCTAACAAACGCAACGAGAAACCGCCTGCCGCACCGTAACCCGGTACTGCCGGTGGTTCAAAAAACTCAATAGTAGCGCCGGGGATCACCTTGGCTTCTTTCTCCAGTTCTTCGATGATCTCTTTTGCCGAATGCTTACGTTCCGACCAATCCTTTAAGTTGATCAAACAAGTACCAGCGTTCGAACCGCGGCCTTCGGTCAAGATCTCGTAACCGGCCAGTGCCGATACCGATGCCACACCATCAACATGGCTGGCTACTTTTTGCAGCTCGCGCGATATGTGGTTGGTACGCTCTAAAGTTGATCCCGGAGGGGTTTGAATGATGGCATATATTTGGCCCTGGTCTTCGTTAGGGATGAAACCGGTAGGTAACGAATTGGCCGTGAAATAAATACCGGCACAAAATACCAATAATATGCCGAAAGTTACCGTACGGCGGTTAACAATTGCCTTGAGCAAACTGGTATACTTACCGGTTACGCGTTCAAATACGTTATTAAATCCGTCAAGTGCTTTGTCAACAATGGTTTTCTTTTTATGATGATCGTGTGGTTTTAAAATCATGGCACACAATACCGGGGTAAGCGTTAACGCCACAATACCCGATATTACAATGGAGGTAGCCATGGTGATGGCAAACTGCCGGTAAAAAATACCTACCGGCCCTGTCATGAAGGTTACCGGCACAAATACAGCCGTCATTAAAAAGGTAATGGCAATAATAGCCCCGCTAATCTCGTTCAATACCTGCTTAACCGCTTTAAACGGGGACAAGTGTTCCTCGGCCATCTTGGCGTGTACGGCCTCCACGACCACGATGGCATCATCCACCACCACACCAATAGCCAGTACGAGTGCAAACAGGGTAATGAGGTTAATGGTTAACCCAAACAGCTGCATAAAGAAGAACGCACCAATTAATGATACCGGTACCGCAATGGCCGGGATGAGGGTTGAGCGCCAATCGCCCAAAAAGATGAATACCACAAATGCTACCAGCACAAATGCCTCAACCAGCGTGTGTATTACCTTTTCAATAGATGCATCCAGGAAGCTCGAAACGTCATAGCTGATCTGATAATCCATACCCGGAGGAAAGGAGGTTTTCTTGATCTCTTCCAGTTTGGCTTTTACCTCTTTAATAACATCGCTTGCATTACTGCCGTAGGTTTGTTTTAAGGTTATAGCGGCCGATGGGTGGCCATCCATGTTAGAGTAGATGTCATAAAACTCACTACCCAGCTCTACATCGGCAATATCTTTCAGGTAAAGTATTTCGCCGTTTTTGTCGGCCTTAACAATTACGTTTTTATATTCTTCAGGCGTGTTGTAACGGCCTTTGTAGGTTAGTACATACTCCAATGATTGTGAGCGTTTACCGGTACTTTGGCCCAAACGACCAGGCGAACCAATAATGCTCTGCTGAGCCAGTGATTTCATTACCTCCTCGGTTGATACGTTGTAGGCGCGCATACGATCGGGTTTTAGCCAAACACGCATGGCGTACTGGCGGCTACCCAATATTTTAGCACTACCCACACCTTTAAGGCGGCTTATCTCGTTCACAATATTTACACCCGCAAAGTTGTAGAGGAAGTTCTCGTTGGCCTTAGGGTCGGTACTGTACAAGTTAACGTACATGAGCATGTTAGGCGAGGTGTAGCTCACAATCAAACCCTCGCGCTGTACCAGTTCGGGCAGGCGGTTGGTAATTTGCTCAATACGGTTTTTTACGTTTACTACGGCCTGGTTAGGGTCGGTACCTAAATCAAATACTACCTGTACGGTTGCCTCACCGGCGCTGGTAGCGTCGGATGTCATGTACTTCATGCCCGGAGCGCCGTTAATGGCTTTTTCCATTGGGATGAGTACCGAGTTTACCAGTACATCGGCGCTGGCACCAGGGTAGGCTATATTAACCACCACCATGGGCGGTGCAATGGATGGGAACTGCGATATCGGTAGCGTCTCGATAGCCAGTGCCCCCATAAATACAATGACCAGCGACAGTACGATGGCAAGCACCGGTCTTTGAATGAATTTATTAAACATGTTAAAAGAAGTTTAGAGGGTTAACTATTCGGCGTGTAACCTTAATTCGGGCAATACTTTTTTCATGTTTACATAGTTGTAAGCAATCTTGTCGTCGTTATTAACCTTGCGTAAACCCTCGAGCAGTATCTTGTCGTTAGGTGAGAGGCCCGAGCGTATCTCGTACAAATCGGCCATATCGGCACCTATGGTTATTTCGCGGGCGTGTACACGGTTGGCGTTGTCAACCACATAAACGTATTTCTTTTCCAGTACCTCAAAAGTGGCTTTTTGCGGAATGATAAGTGCACCTTTAAGCGGTACGGTCATTTCCACGTTGCCGGTTTCGCCGTGGCGCAAAAGGCCTTCGGGGTTAGGGAAAGTGGCCCTGAACGGAATGTTACCGGTTTCGTTATCAAAATCGGCCTCAATGGTTTCAACCACGCCGGGGTGTTTAAATATCTGGTGGTTGGCCATTAACAGGTTAACGGTTTGTTTCTTTTGATCACCCAGCATTTTGTAGTCCAGGTATTCGGCCTCGGGTACATTGTAGTAAACCCACATCTGGCTGTTATCGCTTAGGGTCGTAAGCAGGTCACCTTCATCAAGCAAACTACCTATACGTACCTGCAGGCGGTCAATGTAACCATCAAAAGGGGCTCTTATTTCGGTGAACTGGTAATGCACGCTCATTAATGAGAGCTCGGCTTTGGCTTTGTTCAATTTAGCTTTAGCCATGGCTAACTCGTTAGGAGCCACAATGTTGCTGTCACGCAGCTTTTTGGTGTTTTGATATTCTATCTGGGTCAGATCCACCTCGGCTTTGGCCTTTTCAATTTCGGCACCATAAAGCTTAGGCATGATCTGGAAAAGCAGCTGACCCTTTTTTACATAGGCACCTTCGTCTACATAGCTTTTTTGCAGGTAACCACGTTCCTGGGCGCGTAGTTCAATGTGCCGTATGGAGCGCACCTGGCACACATATTCATTTACAATGGACGTGTCCATTTTTAACGGACTGGTAACCAATAGCTTGGTTTCTTCTTCTTTTTGTTGTTCTTTTTGTTTACAGCTGGTATGGCATAACATTATGCACAAACCTGTAACCACGAATAAATACTTCATGAATAGTTATTATATATTAACCGGAAAGGATTGATTGCTTTTTGAGCGGTAATGATTATACAGGAATGCGCAAATTCCTGTTGAATAATCATCGTATCATGAATTCAATAGAAAACATGAAAAGGCGGACAAACAGAAAGTTTACCGCATAAAGAAGAATAAAATATCAGATGCGGAATACGCTGATAGAGCGATATAGCTTATTGGAAGTAGTGTACCTGGGGAAACGGTTAAGATTATAGCCTGTTTTAAGGTAGTGGCCATTAATGGCAGCTACACGAGTGTAAAAGAAATGGCAAGCGAAGTTATCGCGCTCGGCAATTTTTTTGTGCGATGAAGACTCGTTGCTGTCGTCTTTAAACTCCTCATCGGGAAGATTATGATGATTTTTGTGTTTGTGACGACCGGTAAGTTTGGTAATATTTGAGCCGTTTGCCTTATCTTTTTTAAGAGAAGTTTGGGCAAAAATGTAGCTGTCCTGTAGCGAGTTAGCTGATAAGGCAAGGTCGCAAAACAGGATAAAACTAAGCGGCAGAAATATTCTAACTAACCATTTCATTTTCCGGGATAAATATATGCAAAAAATTAAATTGAATAATATTTAACGTAAATGTTACAATTTTGGCATTTTTAAAGTAGATAATGTGAAATATTACTATTTATCAGGATGTTAAAATTATATATAACATATGCTAATATAAACTAATACACATTCAGTGCAAATTACTTATTTGCAAACCGGTAAGTTTGATGTGTAACTTGCAACCCTAAACGGCATATAAAGCGTGGTTATTGCATCTAATCTATCATTTAATCTATAAATCATTTGAAAATTCATGTTCAGTTTAAAAAATAAAGCGGCAGTAATAACAGGCGGCGGCAGCGGAATTGGTAAAGCCATTTCCAAATTATTTGCCAAACAAGGTGCTATTGTACACATTATCGAACTTAATGCCGATGCTGCCCAACAAACTATCAAAGAAATTAAAGCCGTAGGCGGCGAAGCATTTGCACACAGTGGCAATGTTACCGATCAGCAGCAAATTGTTAGTGTGTTTAACGAGATAAGCAAAATTGATATACTGGTTAACAACGCCGGCATAGCCCACGTAGGCAATGTTGAAAAAACTGCCGAGGCTGATTTTGAACGGGTATACAGCGTAAATGTTAAAGGTGCCTATAATTGCTTTTATGCGGCCATCCCGATTATGAAAGCCAATGGCGGCGGGGCTATTGTAAGCATGGCTTCCATTGCATCATCGGTTGGTATTGCTGATAGGTTTGCCTACAGTATGAGTAAAGGCGCCATACACGCCATGAGCATGTCAATTGCGCGCGATTATTTGCATGATAACATCCGTAGCAACAGCATTTCGCCGGCACGGGTGCATACCCCGTTTGTGGATGGATTTATATCCAAAAACTACCCTGGTAAAGAAGAAGAAATGTTTGACAAGCTATCCAAAAGCCAACCCATAGGCCGTATGGCTAAGCCCGATGAAATTGCCACCCTGGCATTATACCTGTGTTCGGAAGAAGCCGGATTTATCACCGGATCTGATTATGCGATTGATGGCGGGTTTATCAGGTTAAATAATTAATCGCCAGTTTAATTAATTAATGCTCTTTAGGGCATTTTTTCGGGCGTTAATTAATAAATAGTTAATTGTAAATATTCATATATCGCACTAAATATTCTGTTTATATTTAGTGTGATATTATGAACACACCAACCTTATCATTTTGGCACTCAGCCAATATCAAGAGATATTTATGTCTCGCTGTAATCTGTCTCTCTTTCTTTGCACCACAATTAGTTAAAGCTCAAAGCTGGCAAGCTGTAGGGGAAGATGAAAACAACCAGCCTATTTTCTCTTCTACAGGGAATGTATCCATGGTCACAGGGCCTGATCATAAGCAATATCTTGCTTTTATTGATGGTTCGACAAACAAAGCATCAGTACGTAGATATAATGGTACAAGCTGGGAGCAGGTAGGGCAAAGAATTATATCTGATTCGGTTATAACCAAAGTTAGTATTGCATTTGAAGGCAACACGCCCTACTTAGCTTATGCCGGCAACGAACTTGGCGTAAAAAAATTTAACGGAAGTAATTGGGTTAGCGTGGGCAGTGAGGTTATAACCGGCGGTGCCTCTATGTTAGCGCTAAACGTAGTTAACCAAATTCCTTATATTCTTTATCGAAAAAACAACCGTGATATTGTTTTTAAAATGTTTGAAAACGGAGCTTTTGTAACCATCTCTGCATCGGGTGTTATGCGTAATAGCAATTACTATAATCCTACTTATAATTCATTTGCCTTTGATGGAACAACTCCATATATAGCCTACAAAGATGAAAGTAACTATTTTTCGTATGTGAAGAAGTTTAATGGTGCTGAATGGGTAGATGTTGGTTCTTTCAATGAGTTTGAGGCATCTGCTGTGATGCAGATAAGCATAAATAAGGGAATACCATATATTGCATATCGAAGCAGTTCAAATAAAGCTACAGTAAAATATTTTAGCGGTAATAAATGGAATTTTTTGGGCGAAAGGGAGTTTACCGAGAATAGGGTAAGTACAATGGTACTTGGGTTTGATGATGATACTCCTTATTTATTAAGTCAGGGTGGATATTTGTCATACAAAGCATTTATTTATAAGTATACTGGTGGCAGGTGGCAACAAATAGGTTCATCATTAAAGTCAGATGAGCAATCAGATGCGTCGGTTTTAGCACTTGCATTTGATAACGGAACACCCTATACATTTTGCCAGGACGGAAGCGCTGGAGGAAATGTGGTGCGCAAATACAATGGCACCGATTGGGAGGTATTAGCAAGTAAGGGATTTTCATTGGGTTCTGCTATTATACTTGATGTAAAAACAGATAAAAATAACACTCCATATGTGCTTTATAATGATTACACCAATTCGTACAAATGTACATTAGTTAAATACAATGGTTCTGTATGGGAAGTTGTTGGGCAACCAGGTTTCACAACTGTTGGAAATGTAAATATAGCCACACTTGGGTTTTCTGCCGACAATTATCCAATGGTTGTTTACAGAGGCTCGGGCACTACTGAAGAAAAAGTTTTTTTAAGTAAATTTAACGGTGCTACGTGGCTAAATGATAATACTTCGACTCTTACATTACCATCCAATGCCTACTATTCTGTATTTTCCTTTGACGGAAGTACTCCATGTGTTTTATATCCAGATTCTTATGATAAGAAACTTACCCTTAAAAGGTTTAACGCATCGGCTTGGACTGTTTGGGGGGCAACGGCCTTTACAGATGCTTATGCTTCAGAAGCTGAACTCAAGATTCAAAATGGTATACCATACGTTGCATACCGGGATGAGTATGGCTTAAAGCTAACGGTGATGGCATTATTATGGAACCAGTGGTCGCGTTTGGGTAACGTTATGGAAACCCAAAGGGATGCCGATATGATAAGCTTGGCTGTGGGTACTGATGGTGTGGCCTACATATCAAGGGCTGGATGGCAGAACACAAAGCTATCGGTATTAAAGCTTGTTAATGGAAATTGGACGCTGTTAGGCTCTGCGTTCAATTCAAGTTCGCCTACCAACAAGCCATCACTTTTTATATCATCGGCCAACCAGCCTGTTGTAAGTTTCAAAGATGCCGGTGTAACTGGCCGTGCAAGCAGTTATCGATTTGACGGTGCCAACTGGCTTCCAATTGGTTCTCGTGGATATTCGGCCTACGAAACTATGCCTTATACTTTTGTTTATAACAATAAACTACATGCTGTATATGCTATAAACAAACTATATCACCAATTTTTTAACGGCGATTTTATTGAGAGCCGGCCTTCAACCGCAGCAAGCAATGTGAAAGTAAATACATTATCAGCTAATGAAGCTGGCATTAGCTGGAAAAACGGAAGCGGGGCCGCAAGAGCTGTTTTTGTATCAACTTATGACTCGGGCACAATAACATTACCCGACGGAATTGAATATACCGCTAACGCTGAATATGGGATGGGCTCGAAGGCACAAAACAGTAGCTGGTATTGTGTATATAACGGCACTGATACTACGGTGACTGTAAAAAAACTAAGCTTAGGTACACACTATAAAGTTGCAGTATTTGAATATAACGGGAGTGGAACCGAAATCAAGTACACCTCTCCTGTGCTGTCAATGACTAAAGATTTTACGACGCTGGCGAGGCCAATTACCATTGCCGAAGGACAATGGACTTGGGCAAGCGGAACGCAAGGATTCCATTCAAACGGTAGCCCGGGTTTAAAGGAGGTAAGCGCGCCTTCAAATGAACCCAAGGCCAGGTTTGGGGGTATGAACTGGAAAGATAAAAATGGAGATTTCTGGATAATGGGTGGTTATGGTCTTTACGATTTTGGCCAACGTAACGATTTGTGGAAATATACCACCCAAACCGGTGAATGGGTATGGATGAGTGGCGAAGTGACTATAAATCCGGGTGCCTCGTATGGTACTAAAGGCGTGGCCGCCGCATCTAATGTGCCGGGTGGCAGGCAGGATGCTTTAACCTGGACGGATGCTAACGGTGATTTGTGGCTTTTTGGTGGATTTGGGTTTACTACTCCCGATAAAATTGGCTACTTAAATGATCTTTGGAAATACAGCACTGCAACTGGTTTGTGGACTTGGGTAGGTGGTTCAGATCAAATTAACCAATATGCTACTTACGGAGGTAAGGGAATAGAAAATGCCGGAAATTATCCCGGGTCCAGAAGGCAAAGCGTAACCTGGGTTGATAACAATGGGAACTTTTGGCTGATGGGAGGAGCTGGATACGCAGTTACCGGGACATTTGGCGAATTGAATGATCTTTGGAAATACAATTCACTTACCAACCAATGGACGTGGATGTCGGGCAACAATGTTATATATAGTAAAGGTGTTTACGGAACAAAGGGTGTGCCATCTGCCGACAACTACCCTGGGGGCAGGGCTGATGCAGTTGGTTGGACAGATGGGCAGGGAAACCTTTGGCTGATGGGTGGTATTGCTTATTTGAGTAATAATAACGGGGGCTTTGCAAACGATCTTTGGAAATATAACATTGCCACCAATCAATGGACATGGATGTCGGGTGGTAATATTGGGGGCGAAATATCCAATTACGGAACTCAGGGTGTGCCATCGGCATCAAACATGCCGGGTTCAAGATATCAGGCTAGCGCATGGACTGATAATAACGGAAATTTTTGGCTCATGGGTGGCAGTGGGCATAACCAATATGGAATTTTAGACAATTACAATGAAATGTGGGTTTACTCACCTGCAACCAATATGTGGACCTGGATAGACGGTAGTACATACCAGGGCCAGCGGGGAGTATACGGTACCAAAGGACAAGCTGCACCAGCTAACCGGCCTGGCACTCGCCGGGATGCACTTACCTGGACTGATAAAAATAATAATCTTTGGTTGTTTGGCGGATCAGGTATGGGTGGAATGGGAACAGGTAATGCAGAAAATGGCACGCTGAACGATTTATGGGTTTATCAACCACCTGAATTGCCATGGGTAAAACCGGCATTAACCAGCCTTACACCCGATAAGGGGAAGTTATCACCCGGGTTTTCAGCAGATAGTATTAATTATACTGTAAAGCTGCCCTTAGGCTCAAAAGCTATACGTTTTACACCAACGGCTCCTAATAGTGCTACTATTAAAATACAAAATAACATCATTCAAAGCGGAAGTTTGTCTGATAGTATAGCCTTAACAAACGGCGATAATATAATACCTGTTGTTGTAAGTATCGGTAATGAAAGTTTATCCTATAAGGTTACAGTTAAGGTAGGCCGTTATGCAGCTCAACTCGCCTTAAGCCTTTCACCAAAAACTTACGGCGATACTGCTTATGATCCCGGAGCTACCAGCGATAACTCCAAAACACCTATTGTTTATACTTCAAGTAACAACCAGGTAGCACAAATTGTAAATGGAAAAGTGAAAATTATAAGAGATGGCACGGTACGTATAACGGCATCGCAACCTGCAGGTAATGGTTATGATGCTGCCGTGCCTGTTTCACAAATTCTTACCGTTAACAAGGCTCAATTAGTAGTTAAAGCCAAAGATAAAAACCGTATTTACGGAACAGCCAATGGTACTTTAACCTTTATATACACCGGTTTTGTGAACGGCGATACACCTGCTAAACTCACTGGCGGGCTACCGGTTGCCAGTGTTAATGCAAATGCCTCATCTCCGGTGGGAACTTACATAATTACACCAGTAGTAAAGCTATCAGGTTTTTATGAATTAATAACCGAGCCCGGTGTATTAACCATAACCAAGGCTCCGCTTACGGTTACAACTACGGCTGCAACTCGTTTTTATGGTGCTGTTAACCCGGCAATTACTTTTAAGTATACTGGTTTTGTTAATAATGATGGCGTAAGTAAACTTACCATAAAACCTATGGCTAAAATTCAGGCTAATCAGTTATCGTTACCCGGAAAATATGTAGTTACTGTTGATGGAGGCGTAGCGCAGAACTACGAGTTTACCTATGTGCCGGGCACAATTACCATCAAACAAAGCTAACTTGTTTATCACCGCCAAGAGTAGGATTACAACTTATGGTGCAGCTTTTCCATCGCTTTCATTAGCTTATAGCGGTTTTGTAAACGGCGAAAAGGCCGAGCAGGCATTTGATAACATTCCTATGGTAAATACAACCGCTACACCAGCTTCTCCTGCAGGTAATTATCCTATTACTGTTTTGGGTGGTGCTTCTTCAAAATACGTGTTGCGTTATACTAATGGAACCTTTACCATTAACAAAGCGGTATTACAGGTTACAGCACGTA contains the following coding sequences:
- a CDS encoding efflux RND transporter periplasmic adaptor subunit; translated protein: MKYLFVVTGLCIMLCHTSCKQKEQQKEEETKLLVTSPLKMDTSIVNEYVCQVRSIRHIELRAQERGYLQKSYVDEGAYVKKGQLLFQIMPKLYGAEIEKAKAEVDLTQIEYQNTKKLRDSNIVAPNELAMAKAKLNKAKAELSLMSVHYQFTEIRAPFDGYIDRLQVRIGSLLDEGDLLTTLSDNSQMWVYYNVPEAEYLDYKMLGDQKKQTVNLLMANHQIFKHPGVVETIEADFDNETGNIPFRATFPNPEGLLRHGETGNVEMTVPLKGALIIPQKATFEVLEKKYVYVVDNANRVHAREITIGADMADLYEIRSGLSPNDKILLEGLRKVNNDDKIAYNYVNMKKVLPELRLHAE
- a CDS encoding SDR family NAD(P)-dependent oxidoreductase, with the translated sequence MFSLKNKAAVITGGGSGIGKAISKLFAKQGAIVHIIELNADAAQQTIKEIKAVGGEAFAHSGNVTDQQQIVSVFNEISKIDILVNNAGIAHVGNVEKTAEADFERVYSVNVKGAYNCFYAAIPIMKANGGGAIVSMASIASSVGIADRFAYSMSKGAIHAMSMSIARDYLHDNIRSNSISPARVHTPFVDGFISKNYPGKEEEMFDKLSKSQPIGRMAKPDEIATLALYLCSEEAGFITGSDYAIDGGFIRLNN
- a CDS encoding MBG domain-containing protein translates to MVTGPDHKQYLAFIDGSTNKASVRRYNGTSWEQVGQRIISDSVITKVSIAFEGNTPYLAYAGNELGVKKFNGSNWVSVGSEVITGGASMLALNVVNQIPYILYRKNNRDIVFKMFENGAFVTISASGVMRNSNYYNPTYNSFAFDGTTPYIAYKDESNYFSYVKKFNGAEWVDVGSFNEFEASAVMQISINKGIPYIAYRSSSNKATVKYFSGNKWNFLGEREFTENRVSTMVLGFDDDTPYLLSQGGYLSYKAFIYKYTGGRWQQIGSSLKSDEQSDASVLALAFDNGTPYTFCQDGSAGGNVVRKYNGTDWEVLASKGFSLGSAIILDVKTDKNNTPYVLYNDYTNSYKCTLVKYNGSVWEVVGQPGFTTVGNVNIATLGFSADNYPMVVYRGSGTTEEKVFLSKFNGATWLNDNTSTLTLPSNAYYSVFSFDGSTPCVLYPDSYDKKLTLKRFNASAWTVWGATAFTDAYASEAELKIQNGIPYVAYRDEYGLKLTVMALLWNQWSRLGNVMETQRDADMISLAVGTDGVAYISRAGWQNTKLSVLKLVNGNWTLLGSAFNSSSPTNKPSLFISSANQPVVSFKDAGVTGRASSYRFDGANWLPIGSRGYSAYETMPYTFVYNNKLHAVYAINKLYHQFFNGDFIESRPSTAASNVKVNTLSANEAGISWKNGSGAARAVFVSTYDSGTITLPDGIEYTANAEYGMGSKAQNSSWYCVYNGTDTTVTVKKLSLGTHYKVAVFEYNGSGTEIKYTSPVLSMTKDFTTLARPITIAEGQWTWASGTQGFHSNGSPGLKEVSAPSNEPKARFGGMNWKDKNGDFWIMGGYGLYDFGQRNDLWKYTTQTGEWVWMSGEVTINPGASYGTKGVAAASNVPGGRQDALTWTDANGDLWLFGGFGFTTPDKIGYLNDLWKYSTATGLWTWVGGSDQINQYATYGGKGIENAGNYPGSRRQSVTWVDNNGNFWLMGGAGYAVTGTFGELNDLWKYNSLTNQWTWMSGNNVIYSKGVYGTKGVPSADNYPGGRADAVGWTDGQGNLWLMGGIAYLSNNNGGFANDLWKYNIATNQWTWMSGGNIGGEISNYGTQGVPSASNMPGSRYQASAWTDNNGNFWLMGGSGHNQYGILDNYNEMWVYSPATNMWTWIDGSTYQGQRGVYGTKGQAAPANRPGTRRDALTWTDKNNNLWLFGGSGMGGMGTGNAENGTLNDLWVYQPPELPWVKPALTSLTPDKGKLSPGFSADSINYTVKLPLGSKAIRFTPTAPNSATIKIQNNIIQSGSLSDSIALTNGDNIIPVVVSIGNESLSYKVTVKVGRYAAQLALSLSPKTYGDTAYDPGATSDNSKTPIVYTSSNNQVAQIVNGKVKIIRDGTVRITASQPAGNGYDAAVPVSQILTVNKAQLVVKAKDKNRIYGTANGTLTFIYTGFVNGDTPAKLTGGLPVASVNANASSPVGTYIITPVVKLSGFYELITEPGVLTITKAPLTVTTTAATRFYGAVNPAITFKYTGFVNNDGVSKLTIKPMAKIQANQLSLPGKYVVTVDGGVAQNYEFTYVPGTITIKQS